A genomic stretch from Spongiibacter nanhainus includes:
- the mobA gene encoding molybdenum cofactor guanylyltransferase MobA — MPNADLTVLILAGGAGRRMGGIDKGLLDWQGAPLIEHLINRVHDWPGQRLISCNRNRDRYTHYADTVSDELVDFQGPLAGIAAGFAASSSAQLLTLPCDNPHPPLNCYSRLSSALQHSDAGIAYAHDGQRGQYLYALIDRRYQSSLQDYLASGERSVYRWYEGEGAIAVDFSDSAENFSNINSKDDAPQ, encoded by the coding sequence ATGCCAAATGCAGATTTAACAGTACTGATTCTCGCCGGCGGCGCCGGGAGACGCATGGGCGGTATCGATAAAGGCCTGCTGGATTGGCAGGGCGCTCCCCTGATTGAACACCTTATCAACCGGGTTCACGACTGGCCCGGGCAGCGCCTGATCAGCTGCAATCGCAATCGCGATCGTTACACTCACTACGCCGACACAGTGAGTGACGAGCTTGTCGATTTCCAGGGCCCTCTGGCCGGCATCGCGGCAGGGTTTGCAGCCTCATCCAGCGCACAATTGCTCACCTTACCCTGCGACAATCCGCACCCGCCATTAAACTGCTACTCCCGGTTGAGCTCAGCATTACAACACAGTGATGCCGGCATTGCTTACGCCCATGACGGGCAGCGTGGCCAGTACCTCTACGCTTTAATAGACCGCCGCTATCAGTCTTCGCTACAGGATTATCTCGCCAGCGGTGAGCGCAGCGTATACCGCTGGTACGAGGGGGAGGGAGCCATTGCTGTCGACTTCAGCGACAGCGCTGAGAACTTTAGCAATATCAATTCTAAAGATGACGCGCCGCAGTAA
- the tsaB gene encoding tRNA (adenosine(37)-N6)-threonylcarbamoyltransferase complex dimerization subunit type 1 TsaB has translation MPTILAVESATDACSVALLVNGDIEEDFRVEPRRHTRLLLPMIDALLKKCDIDVHQLDAIAFSAGPGSFTGLRVCAGTVQGLAFAAACPVIPLSTLAVLAQTCVAQHQLDDGARVLASLDARMDEVYWGDYHVAHGLVEARDEDRLLAPTSVSVDEHGKQAIFAVGSGWQYRDSFSMASAPQVVDTSMLPRAKAMLPLAERAWSNGMAVSPDQAIPIYLRESVAWK, from the coding sequence ATGCCCACTATTCTCGCCGTTGAATCCGCTACTGATGCCTGTTCTGTTGCATTGCTTGTCAATGGCGACATCGAGGAAGATTTTCGGGTTGAGCCCCGCCGCCATACCCGCTTGCTGCTGCCGATGATCGACGCATTGCTAAAAAAATGCGACATCGACGTGCATCAGCTCGACGCCATTGCCTTTTCTGCCGGTCCGGGGTCCTTTACCGGCCTTAGGGTTTGTGCGGGAACGGTTCAGGGCCTGGCATTTGCCGCAGCGTGTCCGGTGATTCCCCTTTCTACACTGGCGGTCTTGGCCCAGACCTGTGTGGCTCAACACCAGTTAGACGATGGTGCCCGGGTGCTGGCTTCGCTGGATGCACGCATGGATGAGGTCTATTGGGGAGATTACCATGTGGCGCATGGGCTGGTTGAAGCGAGAGATGAAGATCGTTTACTGGCGCCCACCTCGGTCTCGGTAGACGAGCATGGTAAGCAGGCTATTTTCGCAGTGGGTAGCGGTTGGCAGTATCGAGATAGTTTCTCTATGGCATCGGCGCCTCAGGTTGTGGATACGTCGATGCTGCCCCGCGCTAAAGCAATGCTACCTCTTGCGGAACGCGCCTGGAGCAACGGTATGGCGGTGTCGCCGGACCAGGCTATCCCAATTTATTTGCGCGAAAGTGTCGCCTGGAAATAG
- a CDS encoding undecaprenyl-diphosphate phosphatase, producing MDPIQAIILALIQGLTEFLPISSSGHLILPQTLLGWQDQGLAFDVAVHIGSLVAVIGYFRRDVVSLLGNWSSSVIQRREVGDSRLAWLVILATMPAVLAGLLFNDVIEQHLRSAAVLATTTLVFGLLLGLGDYSRRENRTLTDIGIGIALLVGLAQAIALVPGTSRSGITITAALLLGLGRADAARFSFLLSMPIIAAAGCYKLLELLQSSGPVEWGNLALGFAVSALSAYLCIAAFMQWIERVGMMPFVIYRIVLAAVIVMVAMP from the coding sequence ATGGATCCCATACAGGCCATCATTCTGGCATTGATCCAGGGTTTAACGGAATTTCTGCCCATCTCCAGCTCCGGTCATTTGATTTTGCCCCAGACCTTGCTGGGTTGGCAGGATCAGGGTTTAGCCTTCGATGTCGCAGTACATATCGGCTCGCTGGTGGCAGTGATCGGTTACTTTCGCCGCGACGTTGTGAGCTTGCTGGGCAACTGGTCGAGCTCGGTGATACAGCGTCGTGAAGTGGGTGACAGTCGTCTCGCCTGGTTGGTGATTCTGGCAACAATGCCAGCGGTCTTGGCGGGACTGTTGTTTAACGATGTGATTGAGCAGCACTTACGCAGTGCCGCGGTACTGGCGACCACCACATTGGTGTTTGGCCTGCTGTTGGGGCTGGGAGATTACAGCCGTCGAGAAAACCGAACTCTCACAGATATCGGTATCGGGATTGCGCTGCTGGTGGGCCTCGCTCAGGCCATCGCATTAGTGCCGGGCACCTCCCGCTCCGGAATTACCATCACGGCGGCCCTGCTGTTGGGGCTGGGGCGGGCGGACGCCGCGCGCTTTTCCTTCCTGTTGTCCATGCCGATTATTGCCGCTGCCGGGTGTTACAAATTGTTGGAGTTGCTGCAGAGCAGCGGCCCGGTAGAGTGGGGCAATCTGGCATTGGGCTTTGCCGTATCAGCGCTCAGTGCCTATCTGTGCATCGCCGCCTTTATGCAGTGGATTGAGCGGGTTGGTATGATGCCCTTTGTGATTTATCGCATCGTATTGGCTGCTGTCATTGTCATGGTGGCCATGCCGTAA
- a CDS encoding NAD(P)-dependent oxidoreductase: MNVAFIGLGTMGAPMAGHLLKSDCALRVYNRGAARAQQWSERFGAPVSQTVAEAVAEADVVALCLGADEDVRAMVSEHLLAHLKAGVVIVDHSTTSAALARDMSALCDKQQVAFIDAPVSGGQAGAEAGKLTVMAGGREEAFARIEPVLDGYAAKYRLVGESGAGQLAKMVNQVCIAGLLQGLAEGIHLGQSAGLDMEAVLDTISGGAAQSWQMDNRASTMLKGQYDFGFAVDWMRKDLGYVLDEARRQGASLPVTALVDQFYAQVQQLGGGRNDTSSLLRALQSSLKGEQH, from the coding sequence ATGAACGTCGCTTTTATTGGTCTGGGCACGATGGGTGCGCCCATGGCCGGGCATCTGCTGAAATCGGACTGTGCACTGCGGGTTTATAATCGCGGTGCAGCGCGGGCTCAGCAATGGAGCGAGCGCTTCGGCGCGCCGGTGTCTCAAACCGTTGCCGAGGCGGTCGCGGAAGCCGATGTGGTTGCGCTGTGTCTGGGTGCCGACGAGGATGTTCGGGCTATGGTTAGCGAGCACTTGCTGGCGCACTTGAAGGCCGGGGTCGTTATCGTCGACCATTCCACAACCTCGGCTGCATTGGCCCGGGACATGTCTGCCTTGTGTGACAAACAGCAGGTCGCCTTTATCGACGCGCCGGTCTCCGGTGGCCAGGCGGGTGCCGAAGCGGGCAAGTTAACCGTGATGGCCGGAGGTCGCGAAGAAGCCTTTGCTCGAATCGAGCCGGTGCTCGACGGCTACGCGGCCAAGTATCGCCTGGTGGGTGAGTCTGGAGCGGGGCAGCTGGCCAAGATGGTTAACCAGGTCTGCATTGCCGGCTTATTACAGGGTTTGGCCGAGGGCATTCATTTAGGGCAGAGCGCTGGCCTGGATATGGAGGCCGTGCTGGATACCATCTCCGGCGGTGCGGCGCAGTCCTGGCAGATGGATAACCGGGCGTCCACCATGCTGAAGGGCCAGTACGACTTTGGATTTGCGGTGGACTGGATGCGCAAGGACCTGGGCTATGTTCTGGACGAGGCCCGGCGTCAGGGCGCATCGCTGCCTGTTACCGCCCTGGTCGACCAGTTTTATGCCCAGGTTCAGCAATTGGGCGGTGGCCGCAACGACACCTCCAGTCTGTTGAGGGCACTGCAATCCTCATTGAAAGGCGAGCAACATTGA
- a CDS encoding M18 family aminopeptidase, translated as MMTLEQFNEGLTRFLSRSPTPFHACATMAETLQANGFVELQEKDDWQLQAGKAYYVIRNGGSLVAFRVGQTPVADSGWHLVGAHTDSPCLRVKPEPVLHRQGYFQLGVEVYGGALLNPWFDRDLGLAGRVSYRDEAGQLQSCLLDTQRPVGVIPSLAIHLDREANSNRTVNAQTDLPVLMACTDKKPDFKTLLARLLKEGGVDDVATVLDYELSFYDCQPPEWVGLEREFLASARLDNLLSCYVGMMSIISAAPDQHTVLVCNDHEEVGSQSSSGAQGPMLESVLRRVAGDEVSWQRAIAHSTLVSVDNAHGVHPNFSQRHDANHGPLLNKGAVIKINVNQRYATNSDTSALFRHLCEQVGEPVQSFVVRSDMACGSTIGPITSSAIGVATLDVGVPTFAMHSIRELAGHRDAASLCKVLTAFFNR; from the coding sequence ATGATGACGCTTGAGCAATTTAATGAAGGGCTGACTCGCTTCCTGTCCCGCAGCCCGACTCCGTTTCACGCCTGTGCCACTATGGCTGAAACCCTGCAGGCCAACGGCTTTGTGGAACTGCAGGAAAAAGACGACTGGCAGCTACAGGCCGGCAAAGCCTACTATGTCATTCGCAATGGCGGCTCGCTGGTGGCGTTCCGTGTGGGGCAAACCCCAGTGGCTGACAGCGGCTGGCATTTGGTGGGAGCCCACACCGACAGCCCCTGTTTGCGGGTCAAGCCGGAGCCGGTGCTGCATCGCCAGGGCTACTTCCAACTGGGTGTGGAGGTTTATGGCGGTGCCCTGCTCAACCCCTGGTTTGATCGCGACCTTGGCTTGGCGGGGCGAGTGAGTTACCGCGACGAAGCCGGTCAGTTGCAAAGCTGCCTGTTGGACACTCAGCGGCCGGTCGGGGTCATCCCCAGTTTGGCAATTCATCTGGACCGGGAAGCCAATTCCAACCGAACCGTTAACGCCCAAACTGACTTGCCAGTGTTAATGGCCTGCACCGATAAAAAGCCCGACTTCAAAACCCTGTTAGCGCGTTTGCTGAAGGAAGGCGGCGTCGACGATGTTGCCACCGTGCTGGACTACGAGCTGAGTTTTTACGATTGCCAGCCACCAGAATGGGTTGGGCTGGAGCGGGAGTTTCTGGCCAGTGCCCGGCTGGACAATCTGTTGTCCTGTTATGTAGGCATGATGAGCATTATCTCGGCGGCGCCGGATCAGCACACAGTGCTGGTCTGTAACGATCACGAAGAAGTGGGCAGTCAGTCCTCCAGTGGTGCCCAGGGGCCCATGTTGGAGTCTGTACTGCGCCGTGTGGCGGGTGACGAAGTCAGCTGGCAGCGGGCAATTGCACACTCTACGCTGGTGTCGGTAGACAACGCCCACGGTGTCCATCCCAATTTCAGTCAGCGTCACGATGCCAATCACGGTCCGCTGTTAAATAAGGGCGCCGTGATCAAGATCAACGTCAATCAGCGCTATGCCACCAATAGCGACACCAGCGCGCTTTTCCGCCACCTCTGTGAACAGGTCGGGGAGCCCGTGCAAAGTTTTGTGGTGCGCAGCGATATGGCCTGTGGCAGTACCATCGGACCGATTACGTCATCGGCTATTGGTGTGGCGACCCTGGATGTGGGGGTGCCGACCTTTGCCATGCACTCGATTCGGGAGTTGGCGGGGCACCGGGATGCGGCCAGCCTGTGCAAAGTGTTAACGGCCTTTTTTAACCGTTGA
- a CDS encoding enoyl-CoA hydratase/isomerase family protein: MTDFQYLTLEKQDGLATLRLNRPADAHSINVELARELMLAAIDCDEDPDVRAVLLTSSGKIFCAGGDVPSFHAAGDQAPALLKEITTYLHAASSRFARMRSPLIVAVNGTAAGAGFSLAIAGDLVIAAESAKFTMAYTGLGVSPDGGSSAILPRLVGLRRAQELMFTNRLLSATEAQEWGLVTSVVADDALEEEALKLAKRMAAGPTLAYGQIKALLLTSNDTALESQLELESRGIASCIGSADGQEGVAAFIEKRKPSFSGQ; the protein is encoded by the coding sequence ATGACCGATTTCCAATACCTGACTCTAGAAAAACAGGACGGCCTCGCCACCTTGCGCCTTAACCGCCCCGCCGATGCCCACAGCATAAATGTGGAGCTCGCAAGAGAACTGATGTTGGCGGCGATTGATTGCGACGAAGACCCAGATGTACGGGCAGTGCTGCTCACCTCCTCGGGGAAGATTTTTTGCGCCGGTGGAGACGTGCCCAGCTTCCACGCTGCCGGCGATCAAGCCCCGGCTCTGCTCAAGGAAATTACCACTTATCTGCACGCCGCCAGCTCCCGGTTTGCCCGCATGCGCTCACCATTAATTGTTGCTGTTAACGGCACTGCGGCAGGCGCCGGCTTTAGCTTAGCCATCGCCGGTGATTTAGTGATCGCCGCCGAGTCTGCCAAATTCACCATGGCCTACACCGGCCTCGGGGTCAGCCCGGACGGCGGGTCCTCCGCGATTCTTCCTCGACTGGTGGGCCTGCGACGGGCGCAAGAGTTAATGTTTACCAACCGCCTGCTCAGCGCAACTGAAGCTCAGGAGTGGGGCCTGGTCACCAGCGTGGTGGCCGACGATGCCCTAGAGGAAGAAGCACTGAAACTGGCCAAGCGCATGGCGGCAGGCCCGACCTTGGCCTATGGCCAGATTAAAGCCCTGCTCCTCACGAGTAACGATACGGCGCTGGAGTCCCAACTCGAGCTGGAGAGCCGCGGCATCGCTAGCTGCATCGGCAGCGCCGATGGTCAGGAGGGCGTAGCGGCCTTTATCGAGAAACGCAAACCCAGCTTTAGCGGTCAATAA
- a CDS encoding tRNA-queuosine alpha-mannosyltransferase domain-containing protein, with amino-acid sequence MTTRILALSAYHAQSHAQWLSGLERHIPGADWTVLALPPRHFSWRLRGNSLSWAMLEREVLEGEYDLLLATSMTDLSALRGLVPALTRIPNVVYFHENQFAYPQSDRQLASVEPQILNLYTAVAADKVLFNSHYNRDTFMAGCDSLLARLPDYVPREQVAERLAGSEVLPVGIEPQSASLRPPGERLSVLWNHRWEYDKGPQRLLALVEACEAEGLPVDFSIVGQQFRRQPPEFKAVQQCIERSQSLGLVNFGFVDDAEAYRRCLSQCDVVLSTAIHDFQGLAVLEAVASGCVPVVPDRLCYGEWFGEQFRYCGQQGGGETASALQMLSRRWQQKRRRTLPECNIDGLYWECLAPQYRSQFDRALAEHKKSGR; translated from the coding sequence ATGACCACACGTATTCTTGCCCTATCTGCCTACCATGCCCAGAGCCACGCGCAGTGGTTGTCGGGGCTTGAGCGCCATATACCAGGCGCTGATTGGACAGTATTGGCCCTGCCTCCACGCCATTTTAGTTGGCGGCTCCGGGGTAACAGTCTGAGCTGGGCAATGCTTGAGCGGGAGGTTCTCGAGGGGGAATACGACTTACTGCTGGCCACCTCGATGACGGATTTATCGGCTTTGCGAGGCCTGGTGCCGGCCCTGACCCGGATTCCCAATGTGGTTTACTTTCACGAGAATCAGTTCGCCTATCCTCAGAGCGATCGCCAATTGGCGTCGGTGGAGCCACAGATTCTCAATCTCTATACCGCCGTGGCGGCAGATAAAGTGTTGTTCAACAGTCACTACAACCGAGACACTTTTATGGCAGGTTGCGACAGTTTGCTGGCGCGCCTGCCTGACTACGTGCCCCGGGAGCAGGTGGCTGAGCGCCTTGCCGGCAGCGAGGTCTTGCCGGTGGGTATCGAACCTCAGTCAGCCAGCCTTCGGCCTCCGGGGGAGCGCTTGTCGGTGCTGTGGAATCATCGCTGGGAGTACGACAAGGGCCCACAACGACTGTTGGCTTTGGTGGAAGCCTGTGAAGCAGAGGGTTTGCCGGTGGATTTCAGTATTGTCGGTCAGCAGTTTCGGCGGCAGCCCCCGGAGTTTAAGGCTGTGCAGCAGTGTATAGAGCGCAGTCAAAGCCTTGGTTTGGTGAATTTTGGTTTTGTGGATGACGCTGAGGCTTATCGCCGCTGTCTGTCGCAGTGCGATGTGGTGTTGTCCACCGCGATCCATGATTTTCAGGGGCTGGCTGTACTGGAAGCGGTTGCCTCCGGCTGTGTGCCGGTGGTGCCTGACCGACTGTGTTACGGAGAATGGTTTGGGGAGCAATTCCGTTATTGCGGCCAGCAGGGAGGCGGTGAAACGGCGTCGGCTTTGCAAATGTTATCCCGTCGCTGGCAGCAGAAACGGCGGCGTACGCTGCCAGAATGCAATATCGACGGCTTGTACTGGGAGTGCCTGGCTCCGCAGTATCGCAGCCAGTTTGATCGCGCATTGGCCGAGCACAAGAAATCGGGTCGGTGA
- a CDS encoding tryptophan--tRNA ligase, translating into MAKARTLTGITTTGTPHLGNYVGAIRPAIAESQRDDLDSFFFLADYHALIKCHDPKQVHQSAREIAATWLALGLDTDRTTFYRQSDVPEITELTWVLTCVCAKGLMNRAHAYKAAVQENVDNGDDPDYGITMGLFSYPILMAADILMFNANRVPVGRDQIQHLEMARDMAQRFNHLYGETFALPEAVVDDSVAVLSGLDGRKMSKSYGNTIPLFLPEKKLQKHINKIKTNLLEPGEPKDPDDSTVFEIWQAFATPEQTADMRQRFEDGIAWGEAKKALFALINEQLAPARARYEEILEDGSFLDAELKKGAEKAREQAASMLSKVRRAVGLAPFA; encoded by the coding sequence ATGGCAAAAGCGCGGACGCTCACCGGGATCACCACCACCGGCACCCCCCATTTGGGCAACTATGTGGGCGCGATTCGACCGGCAATCGCCGAAAGCCAGCGGGACGATCTGGACAGCTTTTTCTTTCTGGCCGACTATCACGCCCTGATCAAGTGTCACGATCCCAAGCAGGTACACCAATCCGCCCGGGAGATCGCCGCTACCTGGTTGGCTCTGGGCCTGGATACTGACCGCACCACTTTTTACCGCCAATCCGATGTGCCAGAAATTACCGAGCTGACCTGGGTTCTGACCTGTGTCTGTGCCAAGGGTCTAATGAACCGCGCCCACGCCTACAAAGCGGCGGTGCAGGAGAATGTCGATAACGGCGACGACCCAGACTACGGCATTACCATGGGGCTTTTCAGTTACCCGATCCTGATGGCGGCGGATATCTTGATGTTCAATGCTAACCGGGTGCCGGTGGGGCGGGATCAAATCCAGCACCTGGAGATGGCGCGGGACATGGCCCAGCGCTTTAACCACCTCTACGGCGAGACTTTTGCCCTACCCGAGGCGGTGGTGGACGATTCTGTTGCTGTGCTCAGTGGCCTGGATGGTCGCAAGATGAGTAAAAGCTATGGCAATACCATCCCCTTGTTTCTGCCAGAGAAGAAGCTGCAGAAGCACATCAACAAAATAAAAACCAACCTGCTGGAACCTGGTGAGCCCAAGGATCCTGACGATTCCACGGTGTTTGAAATCTGGCAGGCCTTTGCGACACCAGAACAAACGGCGGACATGCGCCAGCGCTTTGAGGACGGCATCGCCTGGGGTGAGGCCAAGAAGGCGCTATTTGCATTGATCAATGAACAACTGGCGCCGGCCCGGGCCCGCTACGAAGAGATTCTGGAAGACGGCAGTTTCCTCGATGCAGAGCTGAAAAAGGGTGCAGAAAAAGCCCGGGAGCAAGCCGCGAGCATGCTGTCGAAAGTGCGCCGCGCGGTGGGACTTGCCCCTTTTGCCTAA
- a CDS encoding TonB-dependent receptor, protein MWRVKSAILALAVASVANAQTDTDAPSDEQARALETLTVTGTRFERLLTDESLSLSVVDKTDIDTVGHVHISQLLNRVPGVWISRGNGQEHLTAIRSSVLTGAGSCGAFFFAEDGIPLRSRGFCNVNELFDVNSEQAGRIEVLRGPGTAVHGSNALNGVINVISAAPSEEPEGRLSFEGGPHDYSRVAFQHSDSGDKQGYRISAHGSHDGGYKDDSGFDQQKMTLRHDYQGETWHVQSLLSGSNLNQETAGYVLGEDAYEDSSRKRENPNPEAYRNATSVRAYSRFEREGTQDSHLVVTPYLRYTEMEFLQHFLPGTPLEQNGERSVGVQTAFYRQTDDDLVIHNGFDMEVTKAYLEQSQEAPSFASFPTGDHYDYEVDALYGAWFVGADWDASESTKLSLGARYDIQLYDYDNQMIDGNTAADGSACPSGTCRYARPADDKERFRNWSFNAGLVQNLGANTDFVVNLANGFRAPQASELYRLQAQQLSAKLDEESLNSVDIGLRGSWPTVNYSVTVFWLQKDDIIVQDSQRRNFNGGKTEGRGIEVAFDWAITRSLSWHTQASYSKHEYANDALTDEGNELDTAPRQIASTQLRWQPYASTAIEVEAAHTGEYYLDADNQFDYPGHTLLHLRWRQHFGDHLYTVVRVQNATDEDYADRADYAFGNYRYFIGEPRAVFLEVGLNL, encoded by the coding sequence ATGTGGAGAGTAAAAAGCGCCATCCTCGCGCTAGCCGTCGCTTCTGTGGCAAACGCGCAAACCGACACCGATGCGCCCAGTGACGAACAAGCCAGGGCACTGGAAACCCTCACCGTAACCGGAACGCGCTTCGAACGCTTACTGACCGACGAAAGTCTATCTCTTAGCGTGGTCGATAAAACCGACATCGACACCGTGGGCCACGTTCATATCAGCCAGCTACTCAACCGGGTACCTGGGGTGTGGATCAGCCGTGGCAATGGTCAGGAACACCTCACAGCAATCCGCTCCTCAGTGCTGACCGGCGCTGGCAGCTGTGGTGCCTTTTTCTTCGCCGAGGACGGTATCCCACTACGCAGTCGCGGTTTTTGTAATGTCAACGAACTCTTCGACGTTAACAGCGAGCAGGCCGGCCGCATTGAAGTGCTGCGGGGCCCCGGCACCGCAGTGCACGGTTCCAATGCTCTCAATGGCGTTATCAATGTCATCAGCGCCGCGCCCAGCGAGGAGCCAGAGGGCCGCTTGTCGTTTGAGGGCGGCCCCCACGACTACAGCCGCGTCGCATTCCAGCACAGCGACAGCGGCGACAAGCAAGGCTACAGAATCAGTGCCCATGGCAGCCACGATGGCGGCTACAAAGACGACTCCGGTTTTGATCAGCAGAAAATGACTCTGCGCCACGACTACCAGGGGGAGACCTGGCACGTTCAGTCTCTGCTTTCTGGCAGCAACCTCAACCAGGAAACGGCGGGCTACGTACTGGGCGAGGATGCCTATGAAGATAGCAGCCGCAAGCGCGAAAACCCCAACCCCGAAGCCTACCGCAATGCCACCAGCGTCCGCGCCTACAGCCGCTTTGAGCGGGAGGGGACCCAGGATAGCCACTTAGTGGTTACGCCCTATCTACGCTATACCGAGATGGAGTTTTTACAGCACTTCCTCCCCGGCACGCCACTGGAGCAGAACGGCGAGCGCAGTGTCGGTGTGCAAACGGCGTTTTATCGCCAGACCGACGATGATCTGGTGATCCACAACGGTTTCGATATGGAGGTCACCAAAGCCTACCTGGAACAGAGCCAGGAGGCCCCAAGCTTTGCCAGCTTCCCCACTGGCGATCACTACGATTATGAGGTCGACGCCCTCTACGGCGCTTGGTTTGTGGGCGCTGACTGGGATGCCAGCGAGTCCACCAAACTCAGCCTGGGCGCCCGCTACGATATCCAGCTTTACGACTACGACAACCAAATGATCGACGGCAACACCGCTGCCGATGGCAGCGCTTGCCCCAGTGGCACCTGCCGCTACGCCCGCCCCGCCGACGATAAGGAGCGCTTTCGCAACTGGTCGTTCAATGCCGGCCTGGTGCAAAATCTGGGCGCGAATACTGACTTTGTCGTAAACCTGGCCAACGGCTTCCGCGCGCCTCAGGCAAGCGAGCTGTACCGTCTTCAGGCTCAGCAACTCAGCGCCAAACTGGATGAGGAGTCTCTAAACAGTGTCGATATCGGCCTGCGCGGCAGCTGGCCCACCGTCAACTACTCTGTCACCGTATTTTGGCTGCAAAAAGACGACATCATCGTTCAGGATTCCCAGCGCCGTAATTTCAACGGCGGCAAAACCGAAGGCCGGGGCATAGAGGTGGCGTTTGATTGGGCAATTACCCGCAGTCTCAGCTGGCACACCCAGGCCAGCTACAGCAAGCACGAATACGCCAACGACGCCCTCACCGACGAGGGCAATGAACTGGATACCGCTCCGCGGCAGATAGCCTCAACCCAGCTGCGCTGGCAGCCCTATGCCTCGACCGCTATTGAGGTAGAAGCGGCCCACACCGGGGAGTACTACCTGGATGCGGACAACCAGTTTGATTACCCCGGTCACACTTTGCTACACCTGCGCTGGCGGCAGCACTTTGGCGATCATTTGTACACGGTGGTGCGGGTGCAGAATGCCACAGATGAGGACTACGCCGACCGCGCCGACTACGCCTTTGGCAACTATCGCTACTTTATTGGTGAGCCCAGGGCCGTTTTCTTGGAAGTAGGATTGAACTTGTAA
- the queA gene encoding tRNA preQ1(34) S-adenosylmethionine ribosyltransferase-isomerase QueA: MQRSDFHFDLPEDLIAYRPAAQRDGSRLLVVEGEAAPAHRQFPDIVDYLQAGDLLVFNDTRVIPARLYAQKHTGGRVEILIERMLDEHRAIAHLRASKSPKAGAVLSLAANEQADPGGDRVEVTGRDGALFALRFDRPVLDVLQQWGHMPLPPYIDRQDEAEDRERYQTVYASRDGAVAAPTAGLHFTEALIAQCREIGVDTAFVTLHVGAGTFQSVRVDDIREHQMHSEYIEVSDAVCRQVEAARARGGRVVAVGTTSVRSLESACRASGQLAPFQGDSDIFIYPGYRFKCVDAMITNFHLPESTLIMLVSAFMGRERILAAYREAVAQRYRFFSYGDAMLLLPSASTDNKSTDNRSEHRE; the protein is encoded by the coding sequence ATGCAGCGCAGCGATTTCCATTTTGATCTCCCCGAAGACCTGATTGCTTACCGTCCAGCCGCTCAGCGCGACGGCAGTCGGTTGCTGGTTGTTGAGGGAGAAGCGGCGCCGGCCCATCGTCAGTTTCCCGATATTGTCGATTACCTGCAGGCTGGAGATTTATTGGTCTTTAACGATACCCGGGTGATCCCCGCGCGTTTGTATGCCCAAAAACACACCGGTGGCCGGGTGGAAATACTGATTGAGCGGATGCTGGATGAGCACCGGGCCATAGCCCACCTGCGGGCGTCTAAGTCCCCCAAGGCGGGGGCGGTGTTAAGTCTGGCCGCCAACGAGCAGGCAGACCCGGGGGGGGATCGGGTAGAGGTCACCGGTCGAGACGGCGCCCTGTTTGCCCTGCGGTTTGATCGCCCGGTGTTGGACGTGCTGCAGCAGTGGGGGCATATGCCGCTGCCACCCTATATAGACCGCCAGGACGAAGCGGAAGACCGGGAGCGCTACCAGACAGTGTACGCTTCTCGGGATGGTGCGGTGGCGGCGCCGACGGCGGGCCTGCATTTTACCGAGGCGCTAATCGCGCAGTGTCGGGAAATAGGTGTAGATACCGCCTTTGTTACCCTGCATGTGGGTGCGGGGACCTTTCAATCTGTTCGTGTCGACGACATCCGCGAGCACCAAATGCACTCCGAGTATATCGAGGTCAGCGACGCGGTCTGCCGGCAGGTGGAGGCCGCGCGTGCCCGGGGCGGCAGAGTGGTGGCGGTGGGGACCACCAGCGTGCGCAGTTTGGAATCGGCCTGTCGGGCCAGTGGCCAATTGGCGCCTTTCCAGGGCGACAGCGATATCTTTATCTACCCCGGCTATCGCTTTAAATGCGTTGACGCCATGATCACCAATTTTCATTTGCCAGAGTCGACACTGATTATGCTGGTGAGCGCCTTTATGGGGCGGGAGCGGATATTGGCGGCCTATCGGGAGGCGGTGGCGCAGCGCTATCGTTTTTTCAGTTACGGTGACGCCATGCTGCTATTGCCCAGTGCGTCCACCGACAACAAGAGCACTGACAACAGGAGTGAGCACCGTGAGTGA